A region from the Brassica napus cultivar Da-Ae chromosome C8, Da-Ae, whole genome shotgun sequence genome encodes:
- the LOC106414440 gene encoding cyclin-SDS-like, translating into MKVMASRNSKRKAGATPFAAKNLPSMSSIRKRALISPLSAASVDSCSNLLSAVDDNVSCGSSRVEESSKLKKIRIEEEEEVSGPADPKFRRITRSYSKLTKEKEGDEIEVSESSFTRSDVTFAENKESDVVSGVESCSKFGSVTGGGGGDYEETEISKPSGHVEAKAELETIGFVSDLACAETFSDEEDESSEIFSQYSSDYTSSVFSDSGSDFSERSSSDSPVSHTRSLYLAFKEQFCRSTIPNDLESSLHEQSRETQSDLLRFEDEEIEESYQRLRERERSHAHLRDCAKAYCSRMDHADFIPQLRLIMVQWIVEQCSAMELQPETLFLGVSLLDRFLSKGTFKNERTLVLVGIASLTLATRIEENQPYNSIRRRNFYIQNLKYSRHEVVAMEWLVQEVLNFKCFSPTIFNFLWFYLKAARANPEVGKKARSLAITSLSDHTQLCFWPSTVAAGLVVLACSEHNKISAYQRVIKVHVRTKDNDLPECVKSLEWLLEQ; encoded by the exons ATGAAGGTGATGGCGTCGAGGAATTCAAAGCGTAAGGCTGGGGCGACGCCGTTCGCCGCGAAGAACCTTCCGTCGATGAGTTCGATCCGGAAGAGAGCTCTGATCTCTCCACTATCCGCTGCTTCCGTCGACTCCTGCTCCAATTTGCTTTCTGCAGTCGACGACAATGTCTCATGCGGTTCCAGCAGAGTCGAGGAGAGCTCGAAGCTGAAGAAGATTCGAatcgaagaggaagaagaagtttcTGGACCTGCTGATCCGAAGTTTCGGAGGATCACGAGGTCATACTCTAAGCTAACCAAGGAGAAGGAGGGAGACGAGATCGAAGTAAGCGAATCGTCCTTCACACGATCCGACGTGACGTTTGCCGAGAATAAGGAGAGCGACGTCGTATCGGGAGTAGAGTCTTGCTCCAAGTTCGGAAGCGtaaccggaggaggaggaggcgatTACGAAGAAACCGAAATCTCCAAACCGAGCGGACACGTGGAGGCGAAGGCGGAGCTTGAGACAATCGGATTCGTCTCCGATCTCGCTTGCGCAGAGACGTTCTCAGACGAAGAGGATGAGTCGTCGGAGATATTTTCACAGTACTCATCGGATTACACTTCTTCAGTTTTTTCCGACTCTGGCAGCGACTTCTCGGAGAGATCTAGCTCTGATTCTCCTGTTTCACATACTCGCTCTCTGTACCTCGCGTTCAAGGAACAGTTCTGTAGATCCACGATCCCTAACGATCTCGAATCTTCTCTCCATGAACAAAGCCGTGAAACTCAGTCTGAC CTGTTAAGGTTTGAAGATGAAGAGATTGAGGAAAGCTATCAAAGGcttagagaaagagagagaagccATGCGCATCTGCGTGACTGCGCTAAAGCTTACTGCTCCAGGATGGATCATGCTGATTTCATCCCTCAGCTACGCTTGATCATGGTTCAATGGATTGTGGAG CAATGTTCTGCAATGGAGCTTCAGCCAGAGACGTTGTTTCTTGGAGTTAGTCTGCTGGATCGTTTCCTGAGCAAAGGAACCTTCAAGAACGAGAGGACCCTAGTACTAGTCGGGATTGCGAGTCTTACTCTAGCCACCAGAATTGAAGAAAACCAACCTTACAATAG CATCCGGAGAAGGAACTTCTACATCCAGAACCTAAAGTACAGCCGGCATGAAGTGGTGGCAATGGAGTGGCTGGTTCAAGAAGTTCTCAACTTCAAATGCTTCTCGCCCACAATCTTTAACTTCTTATG GTTTTACCTAAAAGCTGCACGAGCCAATCCAGAAGTTGGAAAGAAAGCGAGATCCTTGGCCATAACCTCACTATCCGATCACACTCAACTCTGTTTTTGGCCCTCAACTGTCGCAGCCGGGCTTGTAGTTCTCGCCTGCAGTGAACACAACAAAATCTCAGCCTACCAACGAGTCATAAAG gTTCATGTTAGAACAAAAGATAACGACCTGCCTGAATGCGTAAAG AGCCTGGAATGGTTGCTTGAGCAGTAA
- the LOC106414163 gene encoding probable transmembrane ascorbate ferrireductase 3 yields MDVSADRTPFKRHSSLSTLVAHFFGILAVVLMLIWLLHYREGIEYGSDNPLKILNVHPFLMYCGFLFLVGQAMMTYKTAYASHQVQKMVHGGLHLIGLVLGIVGISAAFRFHDKLNLKDMVSLHSWIGLTTFILLGLQWLLGAFTFLAPQSSSGARARMMPWHVLGGRALFYMGIVAALTGLMQRATMLGQSTNAESRLINFTGLAILLFGVSVDFSVALGRYG; encoded by the exons ATGGACGTCTCAGCAGATCGAACACCTTTTAAGCGTCACTCGTCGCTTTCAACGCTTGTGGCTCACTTCTTTGGCATATTAGCCGTTGTTCTAATGCTCATATGGCTTCTCCATTACCGCGAAGGCATCGAGTATGGCTCGGACAATCCCCTTAAGATTTTAAAT gtgcaCCCATTTCTCATGTACTGTGGATTTCTCTTCCTCGTCGGCCAAG CGATGATGACGTACAAAACGGCATATGCCTCGCACCAAGTACAGAAAATGGTTCACGGTGGGCTTCACTTAATAGGATTAGTTCTAGGTATTGTCGGAATCTCCGCTGCCTTTAGATTCCACGACAAACTAAACCTTAAAGACATGGTATCTCTTCACTCCTGGATCGGCCTCACCACTTTCATCCTCCTCGGCCTCCAG TGGCTACTTGGTGCATTCACATTCCTTGCGCCACAATCTTCATCAGGGGCAAGAGCAAGGATGATGCCGTGGCACGTCTTAGGTGGTCGGGCTCTATTTTATATGGGTATCGTCGCAGCACTTACCGGACTCATGCAGAGAGCCACGATGCTTGGTCAGAGCACAAACGCTGAGTCACGTCTCATTAACTTCACCGGCTTAGCCATTCTTCTCTTTGGCGTTTCTGTCGACTTCTCCGTCGCTCTTGGCCGTTATGGTTGA
- the LOC106411770 gene encoding probable xyloglucan endotransglucosylase/hydrolase protein 28, protein MGFVARFLVFMSLFTGLVSGFALQKLPLIQFDEGYTHLFGDQNMIVNRDGKSVRLILDERTGSGFVSNDIYLHGFFSSSIKLPADYSAGVVIAFYLSNGDIYEKNHDEIDFEFLGNIRGKEWRIQTNIYGNGSTHLGREERYNLWFDPTEDFHQYSIMWSHSHIIFYVDNIPIREVKRTASMGGDFPAKPMSLYATIWDGSKWATNGGKYGVNYKFAPYVAQFTDLILHGCAVDPIEKVLSCQDGAAEDFRLASEITESQRKKMDSLRRKHMTYSYCYDRTRYKVALPECVVNPEEAKRLRVNDPVTFGGIPHRHGHGKHRSKSRQSI, encoded by the exons ATGGGGTTTGTAGCTCGATTTTTAGTTTTCATGTCACTCTTCACCGGTTTAGTCTCCGGATTTGCTCTGCAAAAGCTTCCTCTTATACAGTTCGACGAAGGTTACACACATCTATTCGGTGACCAGAATATGATTGTTAACAGAGACGGAAAATCTGTCCGGTTAATACTTGATGAGAGAACCG GCTCAGGGTTTGTCTCAAATGATATTTACTTACATGGGTTCTTCAGTTCTTCTATCAAATTGCCAGCAGATTACTCTGCAGGAGTTGTTATTGCCTTCTAT CTGTCAAATGGGGACATATATGAGAAGAATCATGACGAGATTGATTTTGAGTTTCTCGGGAACATCAGAGGCAAAGAATGGAGGATTCAGACCAACATATATGGCAACGGAAGCACGCATTTGGGCAGAGAAGAAAGATACAATCTTTGGTTCGACCCAACAGAAGATTTTCACCAGTACAGTATCATGTGGTCTCACTCTCACATCAT ATTTTATGTAGACAATATTCCGATCAGAGAGGTCAAACGTACGGCGTCAATGGGCGGTGACTTCCCGGCGAAGCCTATGTCTTTATACGCAACCATATGGGATGGTTCCAAATGGGCGACAAACGGTGGCAAGTACGGTGTAAATTACAAATTTGCCCCTTACGTTGCTCAGTTCACAGATTTGATCCTCCACGGCTGCGCCGTTGACCCTATCGAGAAGGTTCTGAGCTGCCAAGACGGAGCCGCAGAGGATTTCCGGCTAGCGTCGGAGATAACAGAGTCTCAGAGGAAGAAAATGGACAGCTTGCGGCGGAAACACATGACTTATTCGTATTGTTATGACCGTACGAGGTACAAGGTGGCTTTGCCGGAGTGTGTGGTGAACCCGGAGGAGGCTAAGCGTCTTAGGGTCAATGATCCGGTAACGTTCGGTGGGATCCCTCACCGTCACGGTCACGGGAAGCACCGGAGCAAGAGCCGCCAGTCGATATGA